The genomic region GtctaaaaatgtcacaaaaattagtcttctcatattttacatttttaaccaGTTGTTTACTTATGTTATTATCAATTGCATGAAAATAATGAACCAAGTCAGTCATTCAAACTTGCAGGAAATTAGTCCAGAGAAGAATCGATTGACTTTGGCTTATATTTaccaaaaaaatgattttaataattaattttctgcTATTGTTACTAATTTTTGTCGTTTCTTAATCGTTGAGATGAATATTTCCGATGACGTCAGTTCCTTTGTTAACTACTGTTTCCCAAGTGTAttggaaaatgtcattaagTCGCCAAGATAATTAATCATTCTGTTTTTATCgtgataaatatgtaatagacTTATAACAGAAATGAACAACAAATACTTAGTATATTCCACATTATACGACTAGAcctgtaatagttatttacgaactgAGTGCGAAAAGAGATTTTtcgcgcatgagcgcattatttgaggcacgagcgacgaaggagcgagtgcttcatttgcgcgaatgtgccaAACACGTCTTCGCGCATCGAAgattgtacaatattttttgaaaagaacATTATGTCTAATTTGTCGTGTACCTGATGTGAATAGATGGCTTTTGTCCATGCGCTTGCCAAAGTGTCAATCTAGTTAATAGCTATCTGTTTTCACTCTTtcaaaattggagaaatggcgttttgtaaaccagatttttttaatatcgaatcaaattattttcagaatgctcaaaaaggcgaatgctttttggatgattttgaagcactagtttGCGAAATCTATGTTCGCTCACTACTATGCGGTCGCGcaatgtcattttttgttcgacactgtcagaatttcagaattttctcctgtgtaaacggattttgttaaatgtcataacttgtcaaaacgaaacgccAAGCTAATTTGGGGCCCTTAAGGAgttcgtcgaataaaaaaacgttgtattcaactcgttcgtgtgtaaattgggccttttttggcattcGTGGgcttttaaactggtccactcatgccaaaaaagatccaatttacacacaaactcgttaaataatagtagtttatgcaacgagttcgtgtgtaatttggggattttttttttggcatgagtgggccagtttaaaactcgagtgaaacgagagttttaaaggttcacgagtgccaaaaaaagcccaatttacacaagaacgagttgaatacaacgtttttttgttcaacgagccccttaaaggcttcaaatcgctgaaaatgtttaaaattagcttgacgtttcgttttgacaagttgtcaaatttatcaaaatccgttcacacaggagaaaattctcaaattctgacaattCGAACAAAAAACTACTATTTGAATGTAGCGAGTTCTAAATAAACtgttaattaagaaaattttcgattttcattttgaataGATTTTCTTTTAGATCTTCATCGCGATTGCAGATAAAAACACTTAAAATGAACATTTGGAGAAAGAAAGAGAAAGAAAGTGGAAAGAGAAAGAAAGACCGTAATCaaatttctaatgaagtgGAGCCACACTGTGGCAACAGAGAGAATTTGAAAGTGGATGAACAAACCAAGTTGCAGAAAACATGTACTGAACACGTGAAGCGACAAGATTCCTCCTGCAGTAGTACCAATTATGAGCGGAATCAGAATGAGGAAGCTCGAAACTTCCAGAGGAAGAGTGCTACACACGAAGAGGAGAAAGGAGTTTCTATGGTAagatatatttaaatttatgttatCTTAAATGTGGAGTAAATCTTCAGTTTGCAACTATGAAGAAGTCCTTTGATACTTCGAGTCAGCTCCGATTGGATACTTACAAAAAAAGATCTGGAACCGCAGATCTCGGCAAGGACTATGAAAAACTGATGTGCGCTCTATTAGCTTTGAAATTCAGCACAAGTGATATTGTGACAGATTTCGAGATGAAAACCAACGGTGACGATTGTGGAGATTTCGATGACGTGGTGCTTACAGTGACTTTTGTGGATGGAGAACCGCAAACGTTTCTGTTGCAACTGAAACATTCTGAGATTAGGAGAAATGTTACCGACAAAAAGCTTGCGGCGGAAAATGGCGACTTCAGCCTACTGAAATATGTAGAATCTAttcgaaactttaaaaacactgaaaacatcaattttattttatacacgaATTCCTCCACAAGTATCGAggatgatttaaaaatttgtcttcaaaataaagaTAATACAAATGAAGAGGTTGTTGTGAAGGAACTGCAAGACTTGGATGATAAGAAACTTCTGCTATGGaccaaaaacgaaaaaacaaggagaaagaaaaataatattcaaGAAATCAGCCATAAACCTCGAAGTCAGAAGAAGGGAACAAACGTTTTTCAGTTTGAATTAAATCAGAGTAGTGGATTACATGATCCttttaaacgtttttatttctttgccGATCAAACTAACACGACAGGAGCAGAGTCGTTAATCAACGATATGTTAAGAGAAGAGTGTGGAATTAACGATGCTACTTGCTCTTCAAGTTTTATCCAGTTCATGGGAACGTGGTGGTCTGGTAACTTTATCCTGACTAAATACGACGTTGTAGCAAAATTGGCTGAGTTAATGCTTACGCCTTTTATACAAACAATATCGGACACAAAGTGCAacgacaaatcaaaatttcttCGAGAAGCAATTATGAAATTTGACATGACGATTGTTAGAGATACGAATGAAGAGGTTATCGCTAACATCTGGAATGAGACAGCAAGTGATGATGAAATCAGTTTCACATCGCTCAAATATGGATTGCGTCCTAAGGGTAATGGAGTAATGATTTAACTCCGAAGGAGAGAAGTAAAGTATTGTggcatttaaacaaaattcccTTGATCGTGAAAGTGGAAGAATGTCATCAAGGACAAGTTAACCATGCTATCAGACTGCTCGAGAaagttgaaaagaaaaaagtggtaTTATTGACAAACGCAACAAAAGAAGAGTTTCCGGGATGGAAAATTTTCCAAGATCTTTCCGATTTACTAAATGATGGTGTCTACACAGATATCACTAAACATTTTTCGGTGTCTCTTCAAGGTCGACCACCAATTTTTTTGGACCAGTTACTTAATTTTGATCAAGGGAATTGCAGAACTATTGAAACTACTGAACTTattaaaatgacacaagaagtTATTCAAATCGGTAGAAGGCAGGAGGAGGCGTTTGAAAATTACATTCCCAGAAGTGTTTCTACGATTAGTTtagacataaataaaatgtcagaGTTTTGTAAGAAAACAAATTCTCTCCTAATTATCTGTAACGTTTCTCAACCTTGGAATCAAGCTATTCGACAGTTGAATTTGCACGTGATGGAGCTTGACCAGAACTTCAATCTGGAAGAGGGAAACGAATTAACCAAAGTTGATATTTTGCTGACCAGTAATAAGTGGGATCAGGTTTACTTCAATGCAATTTGTGAAAGCACCGTGAGGAACGTCCATTTACTCCAAGTTTTCGACGACAAAAGTTGTACTTCAGTTCTAAGTAAGGAAAACAGATTTTCATTGGAAGCAATGGAATCTGAAGAGGGACGTATCgatgaaaagaaaattttcacataTCTCGATCATCCTCTGAATGCTATTTGTTCACCACCTGGAATGGGTAAAAGCACGCTGATGTCTCGGTTGAGCAGCTTCTGCCCGTCCACTTACTGGAGTGTCCGTGCAAATTTGATCAGTCACAAAAGAGTTTTCAAGAAGGAACCTGTGCACGATGACATATTGCATCATTTTGTTCAAGAAGAGGAAGATGCATTTGCGGTTAAGATTCGTTCGAtgcttttacaaaataaaagaatgtatttttttctcgACGGATTGGACGAAATAGATAGTGACGGTCTTCAGATCGCTTTGGATTCTATTAAGTACATCTCCTCGTTGGGTCATCGCGTGTGGATTACTTCTCGTGAAAATTTGGAGCAAATAGTGTCGCATAGCCTAAACATATTTCCCATAAAAATTGAAGAGCTGACAGAAAAGGAGCAGAAGACATACATCCAAAAGCGTCTACAGGATTTCTACCAAGAAGATGAAATTGAACGCATTACGAATAAAATATACGCAAACGTGGATATCGTTAACAGTCGACACTTGTTAGGAGTCCCTTTACAGTTATTCATGgttacagaaaattttcgcgacaatacaaatttatggAGAGAACCCGATCAAGAAATATTTGTGTTGaccaaaatgtataaaatatttttccaaggAAAGAAGAACCATCAACATCGAAAAGTGGGAGTGCACGAACACGAGGACCAGATCGGATTTGACTTTGACCTGTATCTGGAACAATACGAATTGCCAGCACTGAAGTCATGTCTGGATACCATAACTTTCGACAAGTTAAAGATCAATTTGGAAAAGAGTCAAAActtcttggaaaaattaaaaaccggAGACCCGTTTGGAATAGTCAGTAGAGTGACCGACGATAATCAAGCCATCTTCAACCACCAGACGTACGCAGAATTTTTTGCGTGTGCGTGGCTGAAGAAGAATCTGGACAAGGTGTCGCTGCTGCAAGATAGCttatttaccaaaaaaaatcaaaatctgAAATTGATATTCGATATTATGTTGGCTGAAAAAAGTGAACTTCACTTGGCTGTAATCTACAGAGATactaatttagttttaaagcaTTTGCACAAGAATGAAGTGAAAGATGAAGGTGGTCGAAATCCACTTCAGTTATTGTGCACGTATGGCGTCAGATATCCTGTTTTAATCAAAATGTACGGGCCACTATATTGGGAGAAGGAAATCGAAGGAGTCTCTACACAGTACAGAGAAATATTCAAGATGCTCTCACATTGTGATGTATTTCAAAAGGATGATGTCTTTCGATGGAACTGTTTTGACTACACTATTCGACTCCGCAACTTGTTCGCTGTAGATCGATTTTTAGAAAGATCTGAAGACTCGATAAGCCTTGAAAGTTCATTCATACACTATGACACTATCACACTTGCATATTATTCATCAAAGATGGTTTAtccaaatttattacgtgCTGCCATTACAAAAAACTCAATAGCTCTATCAGTGAGATTCGGATATCGCAGTTTGACGTTGTTGCACGTGGTCattgaagaaattaaaaagaatAACGAAATTGCACCATCTATAATGGAGGAAGGCATACAAGTGATAACAACGTTAATAGAATGCGGTTTAGATGTAGATGGACAATGTCTCTGTAAGAGAACCGCGTTGCATTACGCTTCTGAACTTAATAACGATGTGATCGTTAAAGTCTTATTGGAACAAGGAGCAAATATCAATTTGACGGATAAGAATGGACAGAACGCACTACATATTGCTCTCCAAAATTCTGAAGTAAACATGagaataataaaactcttgaTAGATAAAGGGATAGATGTGGAAACCAAAGATCAGAAAGGAAAAACTCCATTACATTTTTGTTGCAGTAGACTACATTACGATGCTTTGATAATGCTGCTTAATCATGATCTTCCCACAAAAGTTGTCACTAAAAAGAAGAGAAACTTATTACACGCAATATGGAGACAACGCAAACCAAATAAAAACGTGATGAGCTCGCTGATCAGTAAAGGCGTAGACGTGAATGTTAAAGACTTTCGTGGACGTACTCCCTTACATTATACTTGCTGCCGTGATTTTGATCTGTTAGATCTATGCTCTTTCGATCATTCTGACACTTCAAAAGCAAACATAATATCTTGTTTACTAGAAAATGGTGCCAGTGTAAACGCTAAAGATTTGGAGAACAAAAGTATACTTTACTTTGCTGTTTGCACGAGTAATTACAACTGTGTAAAGGTACTACTTGATCACGGTGCTGACATTAATGCTGTTTGTGATAACGGGAAGACTGTGTTACATGCAGCTGTCGTAGAAATGTTGTCCCCTGATATTGAGATAATTCAGTTCTTATTAAGTCACGGTGTTGACGCCAACCAACGAGATGGGTTGGAAATGACTGCTCTAGATTATGCTGTAGCATTTAATAGCCCACATCGTTTGGTGAAGATACTATTCGATGCTACAGCACACGATTAGTTGATGTCTACTGACTATATAACGTTTCTTCACCACGCTGTTTACGctggcaattattttgctgtTGAATTATTTCTAAAATCTGGACTAGATCTGGATAAGTCCGATATCAACAACGTAAGATACTCTTTGTACTTTGCTGTTGAAAATCAGCACCTTCGGAGCGAcctattattgaaaattaccGAATTTATTCGAGATTGTAAGGAAAAAGTAAATTTCCACAGAGAGCGAATTGTTGAACGTTTGAAGGAATGCTTCCCCTCCGATTAcgtaagttttatttttaatatcaatttgtgtttcttgtttgtgtttatttttcaaaaagttgCAGTACTTCCTAAATTAAAAGCGATCTCTTTGTGAGAATATATTTATAGTCGTTCAAGAATTCCAAAGTTATGTTGCCCTATTGTTAAAAGATGCCGATGACCAAACAGGTCCATCTTTGGCCTGCGGTATTGAACAGttcaattcaattttaagTTTTGTTTTCATAATTGTTCAACACTCCGTAATAGTCCGTAGTTTGTTTTAACAATGAAATCGATCAGATCTGCACAGAAattgttccattattaaaaataagtcAAGCTGTTAATTTTCTgtttgaaataatatttttaacaaatttacgTTATTACCATATTTACATAAACTTCTTGAACAAAGGTTGCAGATTGATCTAATTAAAACTTCATTGATAGTACCGTCAGCTACTTTTTGGTGTTTCCCTCAAGATTATAACAATATAATGATGAGAtatctacagggttattctaaatgattgtagtcgaagtaggcgtgaaaactgaatgtaaaatttatggttgccgctccacataaaaaaacatcaaaatgatgtcaataagtgagtacacaccgttcacacacgggaggtaaattgggtgcaaaacaacacaatatttttaaaattgattgcaaaataacttaatatttctggattcaatcgttaatttaacaaaaataaattaaaatttcatcaccgcacttttcacctaaaaaatgacagtgacagcgacaaaactgacagttcacatgaaagcggcaaaattgtaataacatgggcatggcctacttcgactacaatcatttagaataaccctgtatataaagaATATTGTAATTTTCAAGCTGTACTTCTACATTGTACTGACACAATAAGTTTTGATAAATCTGTAAATTTTGAACActactgtttattttccatcagtaagaatattttcattttctagGTACCGGTTCGTGACAATGATTATGTCGATTCATTCTTGGAAAAGAGATAACCCTCGACTTACTTATGAAGTTAATCttaccattttttttactcagAAGACGAATGTGAATATTCATCAGAAGATAGTTCAATCTAGGGACGTGCAAacgaacatttttattagaaatgTTGTCTATGTTTTTCCTTGAAGCTCATATAAGTAGTTTGGgaacgagaaattggaattttagcttcttcacttgcaatgggtttagGGTGGGTTgtaaaagtaataataatgaagatttacgataGTGTCAAAGAGTCCCTCCTGGAATGAAGTGCTCATAGTCGTAAATCCTCATTGTTATAATCTTTACAACCTACCCTAAACCCCTAAAAGTGAAGAAGCTGAAATCCCAATTTCTGGTTCCCAAATTATACAATATTTAGATTTTAGACATTACTTAAGTTAATATACGAAATTTTGACGAATAGATATGATGAAATATACAGAATTTAAAATCTATTTTAGCTAAAGCCAAATATACATCGTAATTGAAAAACAATATTGTTCGATACCttcctagaaagtgagtctgtatccatagttaccagtgggtgaaggtttctctttcgttcactttcgcttatcgtttttcgctcactgtctttcactcactggtttttATTCGCTTTGCAGCATTAATTTaatgtttataaattgtttaataCAAATACATTGTGTATAATTTGTTAATAAGTTAGTTCGTATGCTTGTAGTTATTAGATAGTATTAAATTATGTactgttaaaatttgttaattataCTTTTATATTTACGAACGGAGCTTCTCGCATCATTTTACTTGAATTAATGGTTTTGTACAAAATATTATGGTACAGATCACGTTGGtacataaaaatttgtaattttgaatctTAACAACCAGACAATATACAATACTGGTAGCGTACTGGTGTCTACTGAAGAATCTTTTGAGGCTCAATCCTTAACACTGTAAgctaaacaaaaacaagttgctttatatttttttcactagtcGTTTCCGTGAAATTTGCTTGACGAAAACGATTTGCTTTCTTCAGTTACATGAGGACAATGTTTGGGTTATGCTCTTAGTTCTTGTACAGAAGCCAAAGGAAAGGAGTCTCCATTGGCAGTATCTAGGTAGTCTTCACGAGGTAACTCCTTCACAAAAAATTAGAGCaccaatttttcagttttatatcCAACTTCAAACAGTTGTTTACTTTTGGATATTAAaggatttaaataaaaaaaaattgaaaatggtGTTAGCTTATGGTGAAGCTTCCGAGAACGCTGCTGAAGTGCAGCATTTCTGAAATCATAGATTCTTTAAGGCTCCTTGGTACCAATTTACGGCTACACGGTAAAATAACTCTTTGGAAACTACGCtttatttttccatattttctgatttaaagtaaaaccCAATATCTACTGTAATTAGATCATATTGTGGGATTAGGTCCTTCGATTTTGGAAAAagggtttattttttttgtaatatctagttgttaaaggtggctttccggactgtttgtcaccatgtaaacaacctcataacggccggagtccgttaagggtgtccgttatgagcaggagcggccgttatgaatgattaaataactatagcaacgtagatctaaactttatttttcaacttttttacaattggtacaataattaatgtttaatgttatgggacacaccttcaattaatcgaaatccgtatgccactagcagatgtagacgcGATCGAAGATtatgcttcagaattttaacaccaacacaagcgcgattttgcagggaataacgattacctcacttgctctgcggccatccggacatcgggaatttttattgatttcagtcgtttattttcaacggaaagttaagtgttgaacaaatctgacaaacagcagcaaattGTAGACAAGaccgaagatgatgcttcacaattttaacactaacacaagcgcgattttgcaggcaataacgatgacctcacttccggATATCGGGtatatcttgattgcgattttttattgagttcattgaaacaattttttttcacaaacaacggttgacatgtcgacgtcctccgcacacttattaatcattcggttttttcgatggcgttgaaaaaaatgtatttcaaaaagataattgtgaactaatcgtagagatatataaactattgtacaatacacgtccgttagggcctttactgcctcgccagtattattcgactcgctctgcgagctcgtctcacaaaatctctggctcggccgtaaaggct from Tenebrio molitor chromosome 8, icTenMoli1.1, whole genome shotgun sequence harbors:
- the LOC138137139 gene encoding uncharacterized protein, with amino-acid sequence MTQEVIQIGRRQEEAFENYIPRSVSTISLDINKMSEFCKKTNSLLIICNVSQPWNQAIRQLNLHVMELDQNFNLEEGNELTKVDILLTSNKWDQVYFNAICESTVRNVHLLQVFDDKSCTSVLSKENRFSLEAMESEEGRIDEKKIFTYLDHPLNAICSPPGMGKSTLMSRLSSFCPSTYWSVRANLISHKRVFKKEPVHDDILHHFVQEEEDAFAVKIRSMLLQNKRMYFFLDGLDEIDSDGLQIALDSIKYISSLGHRVWITSRENLEQIVSHSLNIFPIKIEELTEKEQKTYIQKRLQDFYQEDEIERITNKIYANVDIVNSRHLLGVPLQLFMVTENFRDNTNLWREPDQEIFVLTKMYKIFFQGKKNHQHRKVGVHEHEDQIGFDFDLYLEQYELPALKSCLDTITFDKLKINLEKSQNFLEKLKTGDPFGIVSRVTDDNQAIFNHQTYAEFFACAWLKKNLDKVSLLQDSLFTKKNQNLKLIFDIMLAEKSELHLAVIYRDTNLVLKHLHKNEVKDEGGRNPLQLLCTYGVRYPVLIKMYGPLYWEKEIEGVSTQYREIFKMLSHCDVFQKDDVFRWNCFDYTIRLRNLFAVDRFLERSEDSISLESSFIHYDTITLAYYSSKMVYPNLLRAAITKNSIALSVRFGYRSLTLLHVVIEEIKKNNEIAPSIMEEGIQVITTLIECGLDVDGQCLCKRTALHYASELNNDVIVKVLLEQGANINLTDKNGQNALHIALQNSEVNMRIIKLLIDKGIDVETKDQKGKTPLHFCCSRLHYDALIMLLNHDLPTKVVTKKKRNLLHAIWRQRKPNKNVMSSLISKGVDVNVKDFRGRTPLHYTCCRDFDLLDLCSFDHSDTSKANIISCLLENGASVNAKDLENKSILYFAVCTSNYNCVKVLLDHGADINAVCDNGKTVLHAAVVEMLSPDIEIIQFLLSHGVDANQRDGLEMTALDYAVAFNSPHRLVKILFDATAHD